One window of the Pseudomonas lurida genome contains the following:
- the rlmD gene encoding 23S rRNA (uracil(1939)-C(5))-methyltransferase RlmD, translated as MAKHERGLRFQPTGGSRAPQIPVGKKQRLVIERLANDGRGIVFFEGRTWFVNGALAGEDVEARVLGTHGKIVEARTERVFTASELRRPAPCAHFGRCGGCSVQHLPHAEQLALKQRMLAEQLSRVAGVEPQEWAAPLSGPEFGYRRRARVAVRWDAKAKHLQVGFRAVASQDIVAIDDCPVLVQPLQPIMQRLPNMLRRLSKPQVLGHVELFSGTSTAVLLRHMAALSEADVHILKEFCTFHDAQLWLHCEGQPEPVEPSQALGFRLDAWDLELAYRPGDFVQVNAGVNAAMVAQALEWLAPQPDERVLDLFCGLGNFALPLARQVREVVAVEGVQAMVDRAAGNAASNNLHNAQFFQADLSQPLTDAEWAKQGFSAVLLDPPRDGALEVVRKLATLGAKRLVYVSCNPATLARDTVELVKQGYRLKRAGILDMFPQTAHVEAMALFEAG; from the coding sequence ATGGCCAAGCACGAGAGAGGCTTGCGCTTCCAACCGACCGGCGGCAGCCGAGCCCCGCAGATTCCCGTGGGCAAGAAACAACGCCTGGTCATCGAGCGCCTGGCCAATGACGGGCGCGGCATTGTGTTCTTTGAGGGCCGCACCTGGTTTGTGAATGGCGCGCTGGCCGGCGAAGACGTGGAAGCGCGGGTGCTGGGCACCCACGGCAAAATCGTCGAGGCCCGCACCGAGCGCGTGTTCACGGCCAGCGAACTGCGTCGCCCGGCACCCTGCGCGCACTTTGGCCGTTGCGGTGGTTGCAGCGTGCAGCACTTGCCCCATGCCGAACAACTTGCCCTCAAACAGCGCATGCTCGCCGAGCAACTGTCCCGTGTGGCGGGTGTCGAACCGCAAGAGTGGGCCGCGCCGTTGAGTGGGCCGGAGTTCGGCTACCGTCGCCGCGCCCGTGTGGCGGTGCGTTGGGATGCCAAGGCCAAGCACCTGCAAGTCGGTTTCCGCGCCGTGGCCAGCCAGGACATCGTCGCGATCGACGATTGCCCGGTGCTGGTACAGCCCTTGCAACCGATCATGCAGCGCCTGCCCAACATGCTGCGTCGCTTGAGCAAGCCCCAGGTGCTCGGGCATGTGGAGTTGTTCAGTGGTACGTCCACCGCCGTGTTGCTGCGGCACATGGCGGCGCTGTCGGAAGCGGACGTGCACATCTTGAAAGAATTTTGCACCTTCCATGACGCGCAACTGTGGCTGCATTGCGAGGGACAGCCGGAACCTGTCGAGCCAAGCCAGGCCCTCGGCTTCCGCCTGGATGCATGGGATCTGGAACTGGCCTACCGGCCGGGAGATTTCGTGCAAGTCAACGCCGGGGTCAACGCGGCGATGGTCGCCCAGGCGCTGGAGTGGCTCGCGCCACAACCCGATGAACGGGTGCTGGACCTGTTTTGCGGCTTGGGCAATTTTGCCTTGCCGCTGGCTCGCCAGGTGCGCGAAGTGGTGGCGGTGGAAGGTGTACAGGCCATGGTGGACAGGGCGGCCGGCAACGCCGCCAGCAACAATTTGCATAATGCGCAGTTTTTTCAGGCCGATTTGTCCCAGCCTTTGACTGACGCGGAGTGGGCCAAACAGGGCTTTTCTGCGGTACTCTTGGACCCACCCCGCGATGGTGCCCTGGAGGTTGTGCGCAAGCTCGCGACCCTTGGGGCCAAGCGTCTGGTGTATGTGTCCTGCAACCCGGCCACGCTGGCGCGGGACACGGTTGAGTTGGTCAAGCAAGGCTACCGGCTAAAACGTGCCGGAAT